A genomic stretch from Solanum stenotomum isolate F172 chromosome 8, ASM1918654v1, whole genome shotgun sequence includes:
- the LOC125873580 gene encoding uncharacterized protein LOC125873580: MRGFDYCRPEVVVDGAQFGEAYKGTFVSASTLDGADEIPCAHAFAIFKKKNIIDIHLYCSDYYKLVALANTYEVPIVLMPDKEDWSAPEFVLEEIVLSPRYKRLAGRPRKKRKKIPREKISTNTNHYGRCGHEGHNIRTCTFFPKED, translated from the exons ATGAGGGGGTTTGACTACTGTAGACCAGAAGTTGTTGTTGACGGTGCACAGTTTGGTGAAGCTTACAAAGGAACGTTTGTATCAGCAAGTACGCTTGATGGTGCAG ACGAGATACCTTGTGCACATGCATTTGctattttcaagaagaaaaacattATAGATATACATCTCTACTGCTCAGATTACTATAAACTAGTTGCATTGGCAAACACATATGAAGTTCCGATAGTTTTAATGCCGGATAAGGAGGATTGGTCAGCACCAGAGTTTGTTTTGGAAGAAATCGTCTTGTCACCAAGATACAAAAGGCTGGCTGGACGACCaaggaaaaagagaaagaaaattccACGTGAAAAGATAAGCACAAACACAAATCATTATGGACGTTGTGGACATGAAGGTCACAACATAAGGACTTGTACTTTCTTCCCGAAAGAAGACTGA
- the LOC125872083 gene encoding NAD kinase 2, chloroplastic isoform X2, with translation MVVTGMATCFRYCPCHLKMGRTGIHLQFCQLNYAKIKGNGNRFGFGYRRLKFVVSAELSNAFSVNIGLDSQASDTSQFSRIGPLPGDIAEIEAYCRIFRAAEQLHNSLMDTLCNPLTGECNVSYDVPSDDKSILEDKLVSVLGCMVCLLNKGREEVISGRSSIMNLFQDVDVHMMDDMLPPLAIFRGEMKRYCESLHVALENYLTPDDPRSIVVWQTLQRLKNVCYDAGFPRGEKNPSHSLFANFSPVYLSTSKEETQSATSEAAFWIGGQVTDEGLRWLLERGFKTIVDLRAEVVKDIFYEKVLDEAILSGDIELVNLPVEVGISPSVEQVEKFAALVSDLNQKPIYLHSKEGIKRTSAMVSRWRQYVTRYTPHVVASTYKAMDSIENSSHDARGIEETFMSPRPEDGTNVTDEVNSASDNHDGSLPTRSDDINSAAEDIKHISEATDLGKNEGDEIVSSNQESTVLASDSGAASYINVNPLNTQLPPSNVFSRKDMSTFFKSRKVSPAAYFTHERKRLEVLSASRYNYKRVPKGNETPSTYSATRAMESEDLNGSSSDKLLITDPSTSTSNTDMYAGQNGCATPILNGSSNGKVQTSIKNTGTVDARNELECIADSRVTTAESRNIEVTTPSLEDNLEQIEGNMCASATGVVRVQSRRKAEMFLVRTDGYSCTREKVTESSLAFTHPSTQQQMLLWKSPPKTVLLLKKLGHELMEEAKEAASFLYSQEKMTVLVEPEVHDIFARIPGFGFVQTFYSQDTSDLHERVDFVACLGGDGVILHASNIFRGAVPPVISFNLGSLGFLTSHPFEDYKKDLRKVIHGNNTLDGVYITLRMRLRCEIFRSRKAMPGKVFDVLNEVVVDRGSNPYLSKIECYEHDRLITKVQGDGVIVATPTGSTAYSTAAGGSMIPEDARSNAWVSFDGKRRQQLSRGDSVRIYMSEHPLPTVNKSDQTGDWFHSLVRCLNWNDRLEQKAL, from the exons ATGGTGGTAACTGGTATGGCAACATGTTTTCGTTATTGTCCGTGCcacttgaaaatgggtcgtaCAGGAATCCATCTTCAGTTTTGTCAGCTTAATTATGCAAAGATTAAGGGGAATGGGAATCGGTTTGGGTTTGGGTATCGTCGTCTCAAGTTTGTTGTCAGTGCTGAGCTATCTAATGCTTTCTCCGTCAACATTGGATTGGATTCTCAG GCCAGTGATACTTCACAGTTTTCCCGGATTGGTCCACTACCTGGGGATATTGCTGAGATAGAGGCTTACTGTAGAATCTTTCGGGCTGCTGAACAACTTCATAATTCATTAATGGACACCCTATGCAATCCACTAACTGGAGAATGTAATGTCTCATATGATGTACCGTCAGATGATAAATCAATACTGGAAGATAAACTAGTTTCTGTTCTAGGATGCATGGTATGTCTTCTAAACAAAGGAAGGGAAGAAGTAATTTCTGGGAGATCATCGATTATGAACTTATTTCAAGATGTTGATGTGCATATGATGGATGATATGCTTCCTCCACTTGCTATTTTCAGAGGTGAAATGAAGAGGTACTGCGAGAGCTTGCATGTTGCTCTTGAAAACTATTTGACACCTGATGATCCTCGCAGCATTGTTGTGTGGCAAACACTTCAAAGACTGAAGAATGTATGTTATGATGCCGGATTTCCTCGTGGGGAAAAGAACCCCAGCCATTCACTGTTTGCTAACTTTAGTCCTGTTTATTTGTCAACATCAAAAGAAGAGACTCAGTCTGCAACTTCTGAGGCTGCTTTCTGGATAGGTGGCCAGGTAACTGATGAAGGTCTCAGATGGTTGTTGGAGAGAGGGTTCAAAACCATTGTAGATCTCAGAGCTGAGGTTGTAAAAGATATCTTCTATGAGAAAGTGCTAGATGAAGCCATATTGTCAGGGGATATTGAATTAGTTAATCTACCTGTTGAAGTTGGTATATCACCTTCAGTGGAGCAGGTTGAAAAGTTTGCAGCACTGGTCTCTGATTTAAACCAAAAGCCCATATATCTCCACAGTAAAGAAGGAATTAAGAGGACATCAGCTATGGTCTCTAGATGGAGGCAATATGTTACTCGCTACACACCACATGTTGTAGCCAGTACATATAAGGCCATGGACTCGATTGAGAACTCATCACATGATGCTAGAGGAATTGAAGAAACATTTATGTCACCTAGGCCGGAAGATGGTACAAACGTTACTGATGAAGTCAACTCTGCCTCTGATAATCATGATGGGTCGCTTCCTACAAGATCAGATGACATAAATTCTGCTGCGGAAGATATCAAGCACATTTCTGAAGCTACGGACCTAGGCAAGAACGAAGGAGATGAAATTGTTTCGTCCAATCAGGAAAGCACAGTGCTAGCATCCGACAGTGGAGCAGCATCCTACATCAATGTGAACCCACTCAATACTCAGCTGCCTCCCTCTAATGTCTTCTCCAGAAAAGATATGTccacatttttcaaaagtagaAAGGTTTCACCAGCAGCATATTTTACTCATGAAAGGAAAAGATTGGAGGTGCTTTCTGCTTCAAGATATAACTACAAGAGAGTACCGAAAGGAAATGAAACCCCAAGCACGTACAGTGCGACAAGAGCGATGGAATCAGAAGATTTAAATGGATCATCTTCTGATAAACTCTTAATTACTGACCCTTCAACTTCCACTTCGAATACAGACATGTATGCTGGTCAAAATGGCTGTGCGACTCCAATTTTGAATGGAAGCAGCAATGGGAAAGTGCAAACCTCAATAAAAAATACTGGTACTGTTGATGCAAGAAATGAGTTAGAATGTATTGCTGACTCTAGAGTCACTACCGCAGAGAGTAGAAATATTGAGGTCACCACACCTTCACTGGAAGATAACTTGGAGCAGATTGAAGGAAATATGTGTGCTTCTGCCACTGGTGTCGTAAGAGTACAGTCAAGAAGGAAGGCAGAGATGTTCTTGGTTCGTACAGATGGGTATTCGTGCACCAGAGAAAAGGTAACAGAATCTTCCTTGGCGTTCACTCATCCTAGCACCCAGCAGCAGATGCTTTTGTGGAAATCCCCACCGAAGACTGTATTGCTGTTGAAGAAACTGGGACACGAACTCATGGAAGAAGCTAAAGAG GCTGCTTCTTTTTTGTATTCCCAAGAGAAGATGACTGTTCTTGTTGAACCTGAGGTGCATGATATTTTTGCAAGAATCCCAGGCTTTGGGTTTGTTCAGACTTTCTATAGTCAAGATACCAG CGATCTTCATGAGAGGGTGGATTTTGTTGCGTGTTTGGGAGGAGATGGTGTGATACTCCATGCATCAAATATATTTCGAGGTGCTGTCCCACCCGTCATCTCATTTAACCTAGGATCCCTTGGATTTCTCACTTCCCATCCA TTTGAAGATTATAAGAAGGATCTTAGAAAAGTCATCCATGGAAACAACACTCTAGATGGTGTGTATATAACCCTAAGGATGCGTCTCCGATGTGAGATATTCCGAAGCAGGAAAGCAATGCCTGGAAAGGTGTTTGATGTCCTAAATGAAGTTGTAGTTGATCGTGGTTCTAATCCATACCTGTCAAAAATAGAGTGTTATGAACATGACCGCCTCATAACCAAG GTGCAAGGTGATGGTGTCATTGTGGCCACTCCAACTGGAAGTACAGCTTACTCAACAGCTGCTGGGGGTTCCATG ATACCAGAGGACGCACGTAGCAATGCTTGGGTCTCTTTTGATGGGAAGAGAAGGCAACAACTCTCAAGAGGAGATTCTGTTCGCATATATATGAGCGAGCATCCACTACCTACAGTTAACAAGTCTGATCAGACAGGTGATTGGTTTCATAGCTTGGTTCGTTGTCTAAATTGGAACGATAGACTAGAGCAGAAAGCACTCTGA
- the LOC125872083 gene encoding NAD kinase 2, chloroplastic isoform X1 — MVVTGMATCFRYCPCHLKMGRTGIHLQFCQLNYAKIKGNGNRFGFGYRRLKFVVSAELSNAFSVNIGLDSQASDTSQFSRIGPLPGDIAEIEAYCRIFRAAEQLHNSLMDTLCNPLTGECNVSYDVPSDDKSILEDKLVSVLGCMVCLLNKGREEVISGRSSIMNLFQDVDVHMMDDMLPPLAIFRGEMKRYCESLHVALENYLTPDDPRSIVVWQTLQRLKNVCYDAGFPRGEKNPSHSLFANFSPVYLSTSKEETQSATSEAAFWIGGQVTDEGLRWLLERGFKTIVDLRAEVVKDIFYEKVLDEAILSGDIELVNLPVEVGISPSVEQVEKFAALVSDLNQKPIYLHSKEGIKRTSAMVSRWRQYVTRYTPHVVASTYKAMDSIENSSHDARGIEETFMSPRPEDGTNVTDEVNSASDNHDGSLPTRSDDINSAAEDIKHISEATDLGKNEGDEIVSSNQESTVLASDSGAASYINVNPLNTQLPPSNVFSRKDMSTFFKSRKVSPAAYFTHERKRLEVLSASRYNYKRVPKGNETPSTYSATRAMESEDLNGSSSDKLLITDPSTSTSNTDMYAGQNGCATPILNGSSNGKVQTSIKNTGTVDARNELECIADSRVTTAESRNIEVTTPSLEDNLEQIEGNMCASATGVVRVQSRRKAEMFLVRTDGYSCTREKVTESSLAFTHPSTQQQMLLWKSPPKTVLLLKKLGHELMEEAKEAASFLYSQEKMTVLVEPEVHDIFARIPGFGFVQTFYSQDTSDLHERVDFVACLGGDGVILHASNIFRGAVPPVISFNLGSLGFLTSHPFEDYKKDLRKVIHGNNTLDGVYITLRMRLRCEIFRSRKAMPGKVFDVLNEVVVDRGSNPYLSKIECYEHDRLITKVQGDGVIVATPTGSTAYSTAAGGSMVHPNVPCMLFTPICPHSLSFRPVILPDSAKLELKIPEDARSNAWVSFDGKRRQQLSRGDSVRIYMSEHPLPTVNKSDQTGDWFHSLVRCLNWNDRLEQKAL; from the exons ATGGTGGTAACTGGTATGGCAACATGTTTTCGTTATTGTCCGTGCcacttgaaaatgggtcgtaCAGGAATCCATCTTCAGTTTTGTCAGCTTAATTATGCAAAGATTAAGGGGAATGGGAATCGGTTTGGGTTTGGGTATCGTCGTCTCAAGTTTGTTGTCAGTGCTGAGCTATCTAATGCTTTCTCCGTCAACATTGGATTGGATTCTCAG GCCAGTGATACTTCACAGTTTTCCCGGATTGGTCCACTACCTGGGGATATTGCTGAGATAGAGGCTTACTGTAGAATCTTTCGGGCTGCTGAACAACTTCATAATTCATTAATGGACACCCTATGCAATCCACTAACTGGAGAATGTAATGTCTCATATGATGTACCGTCAGATGATAAATCAATACTGGAAGATAAACTAGTTTCTGTTCTAGGATGCATGGTATGTCTTCTAAACAAAGGAAGGGAAGAAGTAATTTCTGGGAGATCATCGATTATGAACTTATTTCAAGATGTTGATGTGCATATGATGGATGATATGCTTCCTCCACTTGCTATTTTCAGAGGTGAAATGAAGAGGTACTGCGAGAGCTTGCATGTTGCTCTTGAAAACTATTTGACACCTGATGATCCTCGCAGCATTGTTGTGTGGCAAACACTTCAAAGACTGAAGAATGTATGTTATGATGCCGGATTTCCTCGTGGGGAAAAGAACCCCAGCCATTCACTGTTTGCTAACTTTAGTCCTGTTTATTTGTCAACATCAAAAGAAGAGACTCAGTCTGCAACTTCTGAGGCTGCTTTCTGGATAGGTGGCCAGGTAACTGATGAAGGTCTCAGATGGTTGTTGGAGAGAGGGTTCAAAACCATTGTAGATCTCAGAGCTGAGGTTGTAAAAGATATCTTCTATGAGAAAGTGCTAGATGAAGCCATATTGTCAGGGGATATTGAATTAGTTAATCTACCTGTTGAAGTTGGTATATCACCTTCAGTGGAGCAGGTTGAAAAGTTTGCAGCACTGGTCTCTGATTTAAACCAAAAGCCCATATATCTCCACAGTAAAGAAGGAATTAAGAGGACATCAGCTATGGTCTCTAGATGGAGGCAATATGTTACTCGCTACACACCACATGTTGTAGCCAGTACATATAAGGCCATGGACTCGATTGAGAACTCATCACATGATGCTAGAGGAATTGAAGAAACATTTATGTCACCTAGGCCGGAAGATGGTACAAACGTTACTGATGAAGTCAACTCTGCCTCTGATAATCATGATGGGTCGCTTCCTACAAGATCAGATGACATAAATTCTGCTGCGGAAGATATCAAGCACATTTCTGAAGCTACGGACCTAGGCAAGAACGAAGGAGATGAAATTGTTTCGTCCAATCAGGAAAGCACAGTGCTAGCATCCGACAGTGGAGCAGCATCCTACATCAATGTGAACCCACTCAATACTCAGCTGCCTCCCTCTAATGTCTTCTCCAGAAAAGATATGTccacatttttcaaaagtagaAAGGTTTCACCAGCAGCATATTTTACTCATGAAAGGAAAAGATTGGAGGTGCTTTCTGCTTCAAGATATAACTACAAGAGAGTACCGAAAGGAAATGAAACCCCAAGCACGTACAGTGCGACAAGAGCGATGGAATCAGAAGATTTAAATGGATCATCTTCTGATAAACTCTTAATTACTGACCCTTCAACTTCCACTTCGAATACAGACATGTATGCTGGTCAAAATGGCTGTGCGACTCCAATTTTGAATGGAAGCAGCAATGGGAAAGTGCAAACCTCAATAAAAAATACTGGTACTGTTGATGCAAGAAATGAGTTAGAATGTATTGCTGACTCTAGAGTCACTACCGCAGAGAGTAGAAATATTGAGGTCACCACACCTTCACTGGAAGATAACTTGGAGCAGATTGAAGGAAATATGTGTGCTTCTGCCACTGGTGTCGTAAGAGTACAGTCAAGAAGGAAGGCAGAGATGTTCTTGGTTCGTACAGATGGGTATTCGTGCACCAGAGAAAAGGTAACAGAATCTTCCTTGGCGTTCACTCATCCTAGCACCCAGCAGCAGATGCTTTTGTGGAAATCCCCACCGAAGACTGTATTGCTGTTGAAGAAACTGGGACACGAACTCATGGAAGAAGCTAAAGAG GCTGCTTCTTTTTTGTATTCCCAAGAGAAGATGACTGTTCTTGTTGAACCTGAGGTGCATGATATTTTTGCAAGAATCCCAGGCTTTGGGTTTGTTCAGACTTTCTATAGTCAAGATACCAG CGATCTTCATGAGAGGGTGGATTTTGTTGCGTGTTTGGGAGGAGATGGTGTGATACTCCATGCATCAAATATATTTCGAGGTGCTGTCCCACCCGTCATCTCATTTAACCTAGGATCCCTTGGATTTCTCACTTCCCATCCA TTTGAAGATTATAAGAAGGATCTTAGAAAAGTCATCCATGGAAACAACACTCTAGATGGTGTGTATATAACCCTAAGGATGCGTCTCCGATGTGAGATATTCCGAAGCAGGAAAGCAATGCCTGGAAAGGTGTTTGATGTCCTAAATGAAGTTGTAGTTGATCGTGGTTCTAATCCATACCTGTCAAAAATAGAGTGTTATGAACATGACCGCCTCATAACCAAG GTGCAAGGTGATGGTGTCATTGTGGCCACTCCAACTGGAAGTACAGCTTACTCAACAGCTGCTGGGGGTTCCATG GTGCATCCTAATGTCCCATGCATGCTCTTTACACCAATTTGTCCACATTCTCTCTCATTTAGGCCTGTCATACTTCCAGATTCtgcaaaactagaactaaaG ATACCAGAGGACGCACGTAGCAATGCTTGGGTCTCTTTTGATGGGAAGAGAAGGCAACAACTCTCAAGAGGAGATTCTGTTCGCATATATATGAGCGAGCATCCACTACCTACAGTTAACAAGTCTGATCAGACAGGTGATTGGTTTCATAGCTTGGTTCGTTGTCTAAATTGGAACGATAGACTAGAGCAGAAAGCACTCTGA
- the LOC125872105 gene encoding 1-aminocyclopropane-1-carboxylate oxidase 5-like, producing the protein MTTIPVIDFSKLYGEERAQTLAQISKGCEEWGFFQLVNHGIPVELLERVKKVGGECFKLEREEVFNKSRAVNLLNEFVESNKNGKVENVDWEDVFLLTDDNHNQWPSNTPQFKETMKEYRSEVKKLAERVMEVMDENLGLSKGHIKKAFNNNNNGAFFGTKVSHYPPCPHPEKVNGLRAHTDAGGVILLFQDDQVDGLQILKDGQWIDVPPIPNAIVINTGDQIEVLSNGKYKSVWHRVLSKPDGNRRSIASFYNPSLKATISPAPELLILEEKKVDQLIATYPTFVFGNYMNVYNEQKFLPKEPRFQAVAAI; encoded by the exons ATGACTACTATCCCGGttattgatttttcaaaactttatgGAGAGGAAAGAGCCCAAACTTTGGCTCAAATTTCCAAAGGTTGTGAAGAATGGGGATTCTTTcag TTGGTGAATCATGGGATTCCAGTGGAGTTATTAGAAAGGGTGAAGAAGGTGGGTGGAGAATGTTTTAAGTTGGAAAGAGAAGAGGTATTCAACAAGTCAAGAGCAGTCAATTTGCTTAATGAGTTTGTGGAAAGCAATAAAAATGGCAAAGTTGAAAATGTGGATTGGGAAGATGTATTCCTTCTAACTGATGATAATCATAATCAATGGCCCTCCAACACTCCTCAATTCAA ggAAACAATGAAAGAGTATAGATCAGAGGTGAAAAAGCTAGCAGAAAGAGTGATGGAAGTAATGGATGAAAATTTAGGTTTATCAAAAGGTCACATCAAGAAAGCcttcaataacaataataatggtGCATTTTTTGGTACAAAAGTGAGCCATTACCCACCATGTCCACATCCAGAAAAGGTGAATGGTCTAAGAGCTCACACTGATGCTGGTGGTGTCATTTTGCTCTTTCAAGATGATCAAGTCGATGGTCTTCAAATCCTTAAAGACGGACAATGGATCGATGTACCTCCTATCCCCAACGCCATTGTGATCAACACAG GTGATCAAATCGAAGTGCTTAGCAATGGGAAATACAAGAGTGTTTGGCACCGTGTCTTGTCAAAACCAGATGGGAATAGGAGATCCATTGCTTCATTCTATAATCCTTCATTGAAAGCCACTATTTCTCCAGCACCAGAGCTACTAATTTTGGAGGAAAAAAAAGTGGATCAATTAATTGCTACTTATCCAACTTTTGTGTTTGGGAATTACATGAATGTTTATAATGAGCAAAAGTTCCTTCCTAAAGAACCAAGGTTTCAAGCTGTGGCTGCAATCTGA